Proteins from a genomic interval of Colletotrichum higginsianum IMI 349063 chromosome 6, whole genome shotgun sequence:
- a CDS encoding EC29 protein — protein MLSHTLFSLAAAVAAMIQPAVGLPAEQLQARQTVCSINENTWTARMAGTCSIDGGPAMTCDLRTDLKTLVVKQNTMISAAGLGNNQFECTGYQNWQCCSS, from the exons ATGCTGTCTCACACTCTTTTTTCCTTAGCCGCTGCTGTAGCTGCCATGATCCAGCCTGCCGTGGGGTTGCCAGCTGAGCAGCTTCAAGCCCGGCAAACTGTATGCTCAATAAACGAGAACACTTGGACAGCTAGGATGGCCGGGACGTGTTCCATTGATGGAGGCCCTGCTATGACTTGTGATCTGAGAACCGATCTCAAGACTCTTGTCGTAAAGCAAAATACGATGATAAGCGCCGCGGGCCTAGGCAACAACCAATTCGAATGCACTGGATACCAGAAC TGGCAATGCTGCTCTTCTTAG